Proteins from a genomic interval of Microbacterium imperiale:
- a CDS encoding DUF305 domain-containing protein has protein sequence MSEHAKEESTKSSRRPYLRFAAMIVTGMAVMYWTMFAGTWELSHIRFSESRVFMTLTMGGTMVLVMLAWMWGMYKSVRANIAVIVAGLLLIGSGIALDRSQATVDDTAFMNGMIPHHSLAITRSERAHLTDVRVCELAASISATQREEILTMSWLVDDIAQNGPATTTDEAQRRPAPDFARSADRRCAGMPTDTATTQMR, from the coding sequence ATGAGCGAACACGCCAAGGAGGAATCGACGAAGTCTTCCCGCCGCCCATACCTGCGGTTCGCAGCGATGATCGTGACAGGCATGGCGGTCATGTACTGGACGATGTTCGCGGGGACGTGGGAGCTCTCGCACATCAGATTCAGCGAGAGCCGCGTGTTCATGACCCTCACGATGGGCGGCACGATGGTGCTCGTGATGCTCGCCTGGATGTGGGGGATGTACAAGAGCGTCCGTGCCAACATCGCCGTCATCGTCGCGGGCCTGCTGCTCATCGGGAGCGGGATCGCGCTCGACCGATCACAGGCGACGGTGGACGACACCGCGTTCATGAACGGGATGATTCCGCACCATTCGCTTGCCATCACCCGTTCCGAGCGCGCGCACCTCACCGATGTCCGCGTGTGCGAGCTTGCCGCCTCCATCAGCGCCACACAGCGGGAGGAGATCCTCACCATGTCCTGGCTCGTCGACGACATCGCTCAGAACGGGCCCGCCACGACCACTGACGAAGCGCAACGCCGTCCGGCGCCGGACTTCGCCCGTTCGGCGGATCGCCGTTGCGCCGGGATGCCGACGGACACCGCCACGACCCAGATGCGGTGA
- a CDS encoding VOC family protein has translation MEQRLSFITLAVADLGRSRTFYVHGLGWKPIFDGADVIMLPVADRLVLSLWSAEGFVAEIGEAPTPGVAPLTLSHNVATPAEVDAVLAEAAALGAPVSAGRPREWGGYSGYFSDPDGFRWEIAVNPGETGAFVLPPTSEPTQTA, from the coding sequence ATGGAACAGCGCCTGAGCTTCATCACCCTGGCCGTCGCCGATCTCGGTCGCAGCCGAACGTTCTACGTGCACGGGCTCGGGTGGAAGCCGATCTTCGACGGCGCTGACGTCATCATGCTGCCCGTGGCCGACCGCCTGGTCCTCTCGCTCTGGTCCGCTGAGGGCTTCGTCGCCGAGATCGGCGAGGCGCCGACCCCTGGAGTCGCGCCGCTGACGCTTTCTCATAACGTCGCGACACCGGCGGAGGTCGACGCCGTGCTGGCCGAGGCGGCGGCGCTCGGCGCGCCGGTGAGCGCCGGACGTCCGCGCGAGTGGGGTGGGTACTCGGGCTACTTCTCCGACCCGGACGGGTTCCGCTGGGAAATCGCGGTCAATCCGGGCGAGACCGGCGCCTTCGTCCTGCCGCCGACGTCCGAGCCGACGCAGACCGCGTAG
- a CDS encoding PP2C family protein-serine/threonine phosphatase: MPAPTSWEPLAKQSVVAGLVVVAAVTSAAVPYLLVTDPVRMWQGVGLALVLLVATALMLRWPALRRLELVVPIGDFIAIGLLRFGTGDTQSVFLAIIILPVIWIAAGPGRWRVLVPLLGVCVTLLLPLVLDTGRDLGASEFVRLLIAVLVYAAAGAVVNELSRRSLQRLDISQRRRRLAEAEVTQAAVVQRSLQPVDGSDLPAGFRVAGACVPAREVGGDFYDWYATPDGGAAVTLGDVMGKGVGAGMIAAAVRTVIRSGLEDPDPAEAFHRTAVGLNTGPTDIIGAQFTTCFHARVAADGTLRWADAGHGLSVLRRSTGGIEFLRSGHLPIGVGTRWSSAQTTLQAGDSLISVSDGVLDLFGGSLDSIDRYRDFLLEHDDIDAIVADLVDRAEQSDREDDVTVLAVVWSGA, translated from the coding sequence ATGCCCGCCCCCACGTCGTGGGAGCCGCTGGCCAAGCAGTCCGTCGTCGCCGGTCTCGTCGTGGTGGCGGCCGTCACGAGTGCCGCGGTTCCCTACCTGCTCGTGACCGACCCGGTGCGGATGTGGCAGGGGGTCGGGCTCGCGCTCGTGCTGCTGGTCGCGACGGCGCTGATGCTGCGGTGGCCGGCGCTGCGGCGGCTGGAGCTGGTCGTGCCCATCGGCGACTTCATCGCGATCGGCCTGCTGCGCTTCGGAACCGGCGACACCCAGTCGGTGTTCCTGGCGATCATCATCCTCCCGGTCATCTGGATCGCCGCCGGACCCGGGCGGTGGCGTGTTCTCGTGCCACTGCTGGGCGTGTGCGTCACCCTGCTGCTGCCGCTGGTGCTCGACACCGGCCGCGACCTCGGGGCGAGCGAGTTCGTGCGCCTGCTCATCGCCGTGCTGGTCTACGCGGCCGCCGGCGCCGTGGTGAACGAGCTGTCGCGGAGGTCGCTGCAGCGCCTCGACATCTCGCAGCGGCGGCGCCGCCTTGCGGAAGCGGAGGTCACGCAGGCCGCGGTCGTGCAGCGATCGCTGCAGCCGGTCGACGGCTCCGACCTGCCGGCGGGGTTCCGGGTCGCGGGAGCATGTGTGCCGGCCCGTGAGGTCGGCGGCGACTTCTACGACTGGTACGCCACGCCCGACGGCGGTGCCGCCGTCACGCTCGGCGACGTCATGGGCAAGGGTGTGGGTGCGGGCATGATCGCCGCGGCGGTGCGCACCGTCATCCGCAGCGGCCTCGAAGACCCCGACCCCGCCGAGGCCTTCCACCGCACCGCGGTCGGTCTCAACACGGGGCCGACCGACATCATCGGAGCCCAGTTCACAACGTGCTTCCACGCCCGCGTCGCGGCGGACGGCACCCTGCGGTGGGCTGATGCCGGGCACGGTCTCAGCGTGCTCCGACGGTCCACCGGCGGCATCGAGTTCCTCCGGTCGGGCCATCTGCCCATCGGCGTCGGGACCCGCTGGTCCAGCGCGCAGACGACGCTGCAAGCCGGCGACAGCCTGATCAGCGTCAGCGACGGGGTGCTCGATCTGTTCGGCGGCTCGCTCGACTCGATCGACCGCTACCGCGACTTCCTGCTCGAGCACGACGACATCGACGCGATCGTCGCAGATCTCGTCGATCGGGCCGAGCAGAGCGACCGTGAAGACGATGTCACTGTGCTGGCGGTGGTCTGGTCCGGGGCCTGA
- a CDS encoding phosphatase PAP2 family protein — translation MNRGTQHLRLALLQALAVVVTVAVSVFTVNGQLVDQAVMATTIQSSDPAVRVARQLGENYVVIIAAALLIGSVALALARRRFADATIALTVFAGAALTSHILKHTIIVRPDLTLGLGEYSNSLPSGHATLAIAAACAALFAAPRQMKFPLVPLLTGWAILSGIGVIAAGWHRPSDVVTASLIVGFWCSAASGLRALVRGAGADRAAVAARRSRVATSLLVAGAVVAAIVLSFSYASGTGRTLWSAALIAVVITATTLAALYMSLGSSRAAHHERMA, via the coding sequence ATGAACCGAGGAACGCAACACCTGAGGCTGGCCCTCCTGCAGGCGCTCGCCGTGGTCGTCACCGTGGCCGTGTCCGTCTTCACCGTCAACGGCCAGCTGGTCGATCAGGCGGTGATGGCCACGACGATCCAGTCGTCGGATCCCGCCGTGCGCGTGGCCCGGCAACTCGGCGAGAACTACGTCGTCATCATCGCCGCGGCGTTGCTCATCGGCAGTGTCGCGCTCGCGCTCGCACGGCGGCGCTTCGCCGACGCGACGATCGCGTTGACGGTCTTCGCCGGCGCCGCCCTGACGTCGCACATCCTCAAGCACACCATCATCGTGCGCCCCGACCTGACCCTCGGCCTCGGTGAATACAGCAACTCGCTGCCGTCGGGTCACGCGACTCTCGCGATCGCCGCGGCCTGTGCAGCGCTGTTCGCCGCGCCGCGCCAGATGAAGTTCCCGCTCGTCCCCCTGCTGACCGGCTGGGCGATCCTGTCGGGCATCGGCGTCATCGCGGCGGGGTGGCATCGCCCGAGCGACGTCGTCACCGCGAGCCTCATCGTCGGCTTCTGGTGCTCGGCGGCATCCGGCCTGCGCGCGCTCGTGCGGGGCGCGGGCGCCGATCGTGCCGCGGTCGCCGCGCGTCGCTCGCGCGTCGCGACATCCCTGCTGGTCGCGGGCGCCGTCGTCGCCGCGATCGTGCTGAGCTTTTCCTACGCGTCGGGCACCGGCCGCACTCTCTGGAGCGCGGCACTCATCGCCGTGGTGATCACCGCGACCACCCTGGCGGCGCTCTACATGAGCCTCGGGTCGTCTCGCGCTGCGCACCACGAGCGCATGGCCTAG
- a CDS encoding PfkB family carbohydrate kinase codes for MRTGPVVVVGAAARDLIISIDQLPEPGGSAAVRESAERLGGKGANIAAATRQLLPHSSVSLVAALGADAAGDQAVADALDAGIDVTHVARRGTTSLLVDVVEDGGRRRLLERIALESRVTRRDVRDAEAVIGAAQVVVLQLQQDAMVLVDAARVAHEAGATLVLDGAIESDEARPQLLEMAPVVRADAHEAALLTGRAIASVDDAQGAASTLLAAGAELVALSVPRAGDLVAWNGGSRFYPHHEGEVIDPTGAGDAFVAGMVAGVVHNEDPATIGARAAAAAATAVGQLGGFTRFRPRR; via the coding sequence GTGAGGACGGGGCCCGTCGTCGTGGTGGGTGCTGCGGCCCGCGACCTCATCATCTCCATCGATCAGCTGCCCGAACCGGGCGGTAGTGCCGCCGTGCGCGAATCCGCGGAGCGTCTGGGTGGCAAGGGCGCGAACATCGCCGCTGCAACGCGACAGCTGCTGCCGCACTCCTCGGTTTCGCTCGTCGCGGCGCTGGGCGCCGACGCGGCGGGCGACCAGGCGGTCGCTGACGCCCTCGACGCGGGCATCGACGTCACGCACGTGGCGCGACGCGGTACCACGTCGCTGCTGGTCGACGTCGTCGAGGACGGCGGTCGCCGCCGTCTTCTCGAGCGAATCGCGCTCGAGTCGCGGGTCACCCGGCGAGATGTCCGCGACGCGGAAGCTGTCATCGGCGCAGCGCAGGTCGTGGTGCTCCAGTTGCAGCAGGATGCGATGGTCCTTGTGGATGCCGCGCGCGTGGCGCATGAAGCCGGAGCGACGCTCGTGCTCGACGGAGCGATCGAGAGCGATGAGGCCCGGCCGCAGCTGCTCGAGATGGCACCGGTCGTTCGCGCCGACGCCCATGAGGCCGCGCTCTTGACCGGACGCGCGATCGCGTCGGTCGACGATGCGCAGGGTGCTGCATCGACGCTTCTGGCGGCCGGCGCCGAACTCGTCGCGCTCAGTGTCCCGCGTGCCGGTGATCTCGTGGCGTGGAATGGCGGCTCGCGGTTCTACCCGCACCACGAGGGAGAGGTCATCGACCCGACCGGCGCGGGAGACGCATTCGTGGCGGGGATGGTCGCGGGAGTCGTGCACAACGAGGACCCGGCGACGATCGGGGCCAGGGCCGCCGCGGCCGCAGCCACGGCGGTCGGTCAGCTCGGCGGCTTCACCCGCTTCCGCCCGCGTCGCTGA